One Anaerohalosphaeraceae bacterium genomic region harbors:
- a CDS encoding ABC transporter ATP-binding protein: MDTYVVQTEGLVKYYDGRSVLKGVTLKIPQGCIYGLLGRNGAGKTTLIRILLGLESPTRGRAFLFGEDSQMLSRKTKTRIGYTAEGHPLIGTYTAGRLAALCRGLAGCWNQNLFEELAGLFNLPMNRKVKDLSAGMRAQLNLTLAMAAEPELLILDDPTLGLDTVVRRQFLELAIDVIQRQGRTILFSSHILSDVERIADRIGILVNGRLAADCTLEGLKNGIRKFRVIFSDQAPERLYLTELIRQHKEGRELVFTAANWNALKMKMVQSLQPQEIVEIPMNLEEIFLECTRTEPVYQTV, encoded by the coding sequence ATGGACACGTATGTTGTGCAGACGGAGGGGCTGGTGAAGTATTATGACGGCCGGTCTGTTCTGAAAGGAGTGACTTTGAAAATTCCTCAAGGATGTATTTACGGTCTTTTGGGGCGAAACGGTGCCGGCAAAACCACGCTGATACGGATTTTGCTCGGTCTGGAAAGTCCGACCCGCGGAAGGGCTTTTCTTTTCGGGGAGGATTCGCAGATGCTTTCCAGAAAGACAAAAACCCGAATCGGGTATACGGCAGAAGGACATCCTTTAATCGGGACATACACGGCGGGCCGTCTGGCTGCTCTGTGCAGGGGGCTGGCCGGATGCTGGAATCAGAATCTTTTCGAGGAGTTGGCGGGTTTATTCAATCTGCCGATGAATCGGAAGGTCAAAGACCTGTCCGCCGGAATGAGGGCTCAGCTGAATCTGACTTTGGCGATGGCGGCAGAACCGGAGCTGCTGATTCTGGACGACCCGACCCTCGGGCTGGATACGGTTGTCCGAAGGCAGTTTCTTGAATTGGCGATTGACGTCATTCAGCGTCAGGGGCGGACAATTCTGTTCAGTTCGCATATTCTCAGCGATGTGGAACGTATTGCGGATCGAATCGGAATCTTGGTGAACGGACGGCTGGCGGCGGACTGCACCCTTGAGGGACTGAAAAACGGAATACGAAAATTTCGTGTGATTTTTTCCGACCAGGCTCCCGAGCGGCTTTACCTGACCGAATTAATCCGCCAGCACAAGGAGGGACGAGAGCTGGTCTTCACGGCCGCCAACTGGAATGCGCTGAAAATGAAAATGGTTCAGTCGCTGCAGCCGCAGGAGATTGTGGAAATCCCGATGAATCTGGAAGAAATCTTTCTCGAATGCACGAGAACGGAGCCGGTCTATCAGACGGTTTAA
- a CDS encoding GntR family transcriptional regulator: MQITIVSSSERPVYQQIIDQIKQEIASGRFLPGEQLPTIRQLAVQLVINPNTIAKAYKYLEQEGLINTRPGGGSFVSEISSRLSETAKKEIVCQFLKQAAVESVLLKVAPERLKEWFEETLKSYNIDTQRR; encoded by the coding sequence TTGCAGATTACAATTGTTTCCAGTTCTGAACGGCCGGTTTATCAGCAGATAATCGACCAAATCAAACAGGAGATTGCTTCCGGACGGTTCCTTCCGGGTGAACAGCTGCCGACAATTCGCCAGCTGGCCGTGCAGCTTGTTATCAATCCGAACACGATTGCGAAAGCTTACAAATATTTGGAGCAGGAAGGGCTCATAAATACCAGACCGGGCGGGGGTTCTTTTGTGTCCGAAATCTCCTCTCGACTCAGCGAAACGGCCAAGAAGGAAATTGTCTGCCAATTTCTGAAACAAGCGGCCGTCGAGTCCGTCCTTCTTAAGGTGGCTCCAGAACGATTGAAGGAGTGGTTTGAAGAAACCTTAAAAAGCTACAATATCGATACACAAAGGAGATGA